From Enterococcus mundtii, the proteins below share one genomic window:
- a CDS encoding MmcQ/YjbR family DNA-binding protein, whose translation MNTTDIQKRIERFQAYGNTLPGAKVYFREDWETLYFDLDGKQFGMMSPEANEKALITLKHFPEKNEELRTMYPEIIIPGYYANKKHWNSIMLGKDELSDEEIEKMILISYELVLAKFAKKKQEEIKNSVIESDRK comes from the coding sequence ATGAATACAACAGATATTCAAAAAAGGATCGAACGATTCCAAGCATATGGGAACACACTTCCAGGAGCTAAGGTATATTTTCGTGAAGATTGGGAAACGCTTTATTTTGATTTGGATGGTAAACAGTTTGGGATGATGAGTCCAGAAGCAAATGAAAAAGCATTGATCACGTTAAAACATTTTCCAGAAAAAAACGAGGAATTACGAACGATGTACCCTGAGATCATTATACCTGGTTACTATGCCAATAAGAAACATTGGAATTCGATCATGTTAGGCAAAGATGAATTGTCAGACGAGGAAATCGAGAAAATGATTTTGATTTCTTATGAATTGGTACTAGCTAAATTCGCTAAAAAGAAACAAGAAGAAATCAAAAACTCAGTGATAGAAAGTGATAGAAAGTGA
- a CDS encoding PTS sugar transporter subunit IIC: MDSFVAFMEKHFIPVASKIGAQRHLVAIRDAFMVSMPLMILGALAVMINNLPIPGFQELMNSIFGGEAWKGFGAAAWNGTFAILSVLIAFLLAYHLANGYRKDGVSAGVISLGSFFALGGALGMSSNGLFIAIIVGIISTEIFVRLSGNEKLIIKMPDGVPPAVAKAFASLLPAMITISFFALIAAIFAAFGVADIVGAFYTVVQEPFMGLANSYPSALLLAFITPFLWFFGLHGANMVDPLMQTINAPAIQANVEAIANGQSAPFIVNKPFFDSFVNLGGTGATLGLLIAIYLVGRRNKPYMVVTNLSIAPGVFNINEPTMFGLPIVLNPVMFIPFILTPMVLVTVAYFATSTGLVPAATVMPPWVTPPVIGGFLATNSLSGAVLSAVNLLISILIYLPFVKVATIQEMKKDALNA; this comes from the coding sequence GGCGCTTTAGCTGTAATGATCAATAACTTGCCGATCCCTGGATTCCAAGAATTGATGAATTCGATTTTTGGTGGTGAAGCATGGAAAGGATTCGGTGCGGCTGCTTGGAACGGAACGTTTGCGATTCTTTCTGTTTTGATTGCGTTCTTATTAGCTTATCATTTAGCAAACGGTTACCGTAAAGATGGCGTATCTGCCGGAGTGATTTCATTAGGTTCATTCTTCGCACTAGGCGGCGCTTTAGGTATGAGTTCAAACGGATTATTTATTGCAATTATTGTCGGAATTATTTCAACAGAGATTTTTGTTCGTTTAAGTGGAAATGAAAAATTGATCATCAAAATGCCAGACGGAGTGCCACCGGCAGTAGCAAAAGCATTTGCGTCATTATTACCAGCGATGATCACGATCTCATTTTTCGCACTAATCGCTGCAATTTTTGCAGCATTCGGTGTTGCTGATATTGTCGGAGCATTCTACACGGTGGTTCAAGAACCATTTATGGGTCTTGCTAACTCTTATCCATCTGCATTATTGCTTGCATTTATTACACCGTTCCTTTGGTTCTTCGGATTACATGGAGCAAACATGGTCGATCCATTGATGCAAACCATCAATGCGCCAGCGATCCAAGCAAACGTCGAAGCGATTGCTAACGGTCAAAGTGCACCATTTATCGTCAACAAACCTTTCTTTGACAGCTTTGTCAATTTAGGTGGTACAGGTGCAACACTAGGCTTACTGATTGCGATCTATTTAGTAGGACGTAGAAACAAACCTTATATGGTCGTAACGAACTTATCGATTGCACCAGGTGTTTTCAACATCAACGAACCAACAATGTTTGGTCTACCAATCGTCTTGAATCCAGTGATGTTTATCCCATTTATTTTAACACCGATGGTTTTAGTAACTGTTGCGTACTTTGCGACATCAACAGGACTTGTACCAGCAGCTACAGTAATGCCACCATGGGTAACACCACCAGTGATCGGCGGATTTTTAGCAACAAACAGTCTTTCAGGCGCAGTGTTATCTGCTGTCAACTTACTGATTTCAATTCTGATCTATCTACCATTCGTTAAAGTAGCAACGATCCAAGAAATGAAAAAAGACGCATTGAACGCGTAA